A window from Solanum stenotomum isolate F172 chromosome 5, ASM1918654v1, whole genome shotgun sequence encodes these proteins:
- the LOC125865978 gene encoding probable protein phosphatase 2C 38, with translation MVMLCWRPSVKRDGSRRGGDPNGRFKGLMWYKDLGVHANGEFSMAVIQANNLMEDQSQLESGPLSSVNLGPQGTFVGVYDGHGGPETSRFINNAMFSNLKKFASEHQEISADAIRKSFLKTEEEFLSLVKRQWQEKPQIATVGSCCLTGVICSGLLYTANVGDSRAVLGRVDKAAKSVTAIQLSTEHNASIESVRDELRSLHPQDSQIVVLKHNVWRVKGIIQVSRSIGDAYLKKSEFNQAPLLARFRLPEPFSEPILSAEPSISVHKLSSKDQFVIFASDGLWDHLSNQEAVDIVHNHPRNGIARELIKAALHIAAKKREMRYSDLKKIDRGVRRHFHDDITVVVVFIDPYSMNRSSSRSSILSIRGGTPSSPKM, from the exons ATGGTTATGTTGTGTTGGAGGCCTTCTGTTAAACGGGATGGTAGTCGTAGAGGTGGAGATCCAAATGGTAGGTTTAAAGGATTAATGTGGTATAAGGATTTAGGAGTTCATGCAAATGGAGAATTTTCAATGGCAGTTATACAAGCGAATAATTTGATGGAAGATCAAAGTCAGCTGGAATCGGGGCCATTGAGTTCTGTGAATTTAGGACCTCAAGGAACATTTGTTGGTGTCTATGATGGACATGGAGGACCTGAGACTTCGCGGTTTATAAACAATGCTATGTTCTCCAATCTCAAGA AATTTGCATCAGAACATCAAGAAATTTCTGCTGATGCCATAAGAAAATCTTTCTTGAAAACTGAAGAGGAGTTTTTGTCACTTGTAAAGAGACAATGGCAAGAGAAGCCACAAATTGCAACAGTAGGATCATGTTGCTTGACCGGCGTAATATGTAGTGGACTCCTATATACTGCGAATGTTGGAGATTCGCGTGCAGTACTAGGCAGAGTAGATAAAGCTGCAAAGAGTGTAACAGCTATTCAATTGTCAACAGAGCATAATGCTAGTATTGAATCCGTGAGAGATGAGCTTAGGTCATTGCATCCTCAGGATTCACAGATTGTGGTACTCAAACACAACGTTTGGCGTGTGAAAGGTATTATACAG GTTTCAAGGTCCATTGGTGATGCATATCTTAAGAAATCAGAGTTCAACCAGGCACCATTATTGGCAAGATTTAGGTTGCCAGAGCCCTTCTCGGAACCAATCCTCAGCGCGGAGCCATCAATATCAGTTCACAAACTCAGTTCCAAGGATCAATTCGTCATATTTGCTTCGGATGGTCTATGGGACCATCTTAGCAACCAGGAGGCTGTTGACATTGTTCACAATCATCCTAGAAAT GGAATTGCTAGAGAACTTATCAAAGCTGCTCTACATATAGCAGcaaagaaaagagaaatgagATATTCGGACCTAAAAAAGATCGATCGAGGAGTAAGAAGGCATTTCCATGATGATATAACAGTTGTAGTTGTGTTTATTGATCCATATTCTATGAATAGAAGCTCTTCTCGCAGTTCGATACTCTCCATTAGAGGAGGAACTCCCTCCTCTCCAAAAATGTAG
- the LOC125865989 gene encoding glutathione S-transferase L3-like: MATPSVQQILPASLDSTSEPPALFDGTTRLYISYICPFAQRAWITRNFKGLQDKIELVPIDLQNRPVWYKEKVYPQNKVPSLEHKSKVIGESLDLVKYIDSNFEGPSLLPDDPEKQKFAEELIAYSDTFLKEIYGNFKGDIEKHAGEILE, encoded by the exons ATGGCTACTCC AAGTGTACAACAAATTCTTCCTGCATCTCTTGATTCTACTTCCGAACCGCCAGCCCTGTTTGATGGAACTACAAG GTTGTATATCAGTTATATATGCCCTTTTGCACAGCGTGCGTGGATTACCAGAAATTTCAAG GGTTTGCAAGATAAGATCGAATTAGTTCCAATTGATCTTCAGAACAGGCCTGTTTGGTACAAGGAAAAAGTGTACCCTCAAAATAAG GTGCCCTCTCTGGAACACAAATCCAAAGTGATTGGAGAAAGTCTCGATCTGGTTAAATATATCGACAGCAACTTTGAGGGTCCGTCTCTTCTACCTGAT GACCCTGAAAAACAGAAGTTTGCTGAAGAGTTGATAGCTTACAGCGATACGTTCCTGAAAGAAATATATGGTAACTTCAAAGGAGATATTGAGAAGCATGCTGGTGAGATTCTTGAA